From Aquificota bacterium, one genomic window encodes:
- the carB gene encoding carbamoyl-phosphate synthase large subunit, with protein MKKVLILGSGPNRIGQGIEFDYACVHAVFALKEQGIRTIMLNCNPETVSTDYDTADALYFEPIVLENVLEVIRREKPDGVFLQFGGQTPLKLSLPLKNLGINILGTPPESIDMAEDRELFRNLINSLNIKQPPSGTARTKEEALKIAQELGYPVLVRPSYVLGGRAMRIVYDEEELLKYLEEAVSVSYERPILIDKYLSDSVEVDVDAIGDGEDYLIGAVMEHIEEAGVHSGDSAASIPPYTLSKDVVEEIKRQSKLIAKALKVKGLVNLQFAVKDGEVYVLEVNPRASRTVPFVSKTIGYPLAKLSALIGIGKRLRELVPEVFERLSQGRAHFASDFMPADKNIYSVKEVVFPWNRFPEEDPVLGPEMKSTGEVMGIAEDFGLAYYKAQLAAGSRLPLKGRVFISVADRDKPKIVDLVKGFLELGFEVYATSGTYRFLKDQSLDVKHVLKVSEGRPNVVDMIKNQEIDLIINTPTGRKERGDAYHIRRSAVQYKVPYTTTVRGGYAMLLAIRSYLNNGGRLKVYALQDL; from the coding sequence ATGAAAAAGGTTCTAATCCTAGGCAGTGGTCCCAATAGGATAGGTCAGGGTATTGAGTTTGATTATGCCTGCGTTCATGCCGTCTTTGCGCTAAAGGAGCAGGGTATAAGGACCATAATGTTAAACTGCAATCCGGAGACGGTCTCCACCGATTACGATACGGCCGATGCCCTCTACTTTGAGCCCATAGTGCTTGAAAACGTCTTGGAGGTGATACGCAGGGAGAAGCCCGACGGTGTCTTTTTGCAGTTTGGAGGCCAAACGCCTCTAAAACTTTCCTTGCCTCTTAAAAACCTTGGTATAAACATCCTTGGCACACCACCAGAAAGCATAGACATGGCCGAAGACAGAGAACTCTTCAGAAACCTCATAAACTCTCTTAACATAAAACAGCCACCCAGCGGGACAGCAAGGACAAAAGAAGAAGCTTTAAAGATAGCGCAGGAGCTTGGCTATCCTGTGCTTGTGAGGCCCTCTTATGTGCTTGGTGGTAGGGCAATGAGGATCGTTTACGATGAGGAGGAGCTTTTGAAGTACCTTGAGGAGGCTGTAAGCGTTAGCTACGAGAGGCCCATACTCATAGACAAGTACCTATCCGACAGCGTGGAGGTGGATGTGGATGCCATTGGAGACGGTGAAGATTACCTCATAGGTGCGGTAATGGAGCATATAGAAGAGGCTGGAGTCCATTCGGGAGACAGCGCCGCCAGCATACCACCCTACACCCTTTCAAAAGATGTGGTAGAAGAGATAAAAAGGCAGTCAAAGCTTATAGCAAAGGCACTAAAGGTAAAAGGCCTTGTAAACTTGCAGTTTGCGGTAAAGGATGGAGAAGTTTATGTGCTGGAGGTAAACCCAAGGGCATCAAGGACTGTGCCCTTTGTGAGCAAGACCATTGGCTACCCCCTTGCCAAGCTATCGGCCCTTATTGGCATAGGCAAGAGGCTAAGGGAGCTTGTGCCAGAGGTCTTTGAAAGGCTATCTCAAGGGAGGGCCCACTTTGCCAGCGACTTTATGCCGGCGGACAAAAACATATACTCGGTCAAAGAAGTAGTCTTTCCTTGGAACAGGTTTCCAGAAGAGGACCCGGTGCTTGGCCCAGAGATGAAAAGTACCGGTGAGGTGATGGGTATTGCGGAAGACTTTGGCCTAGCCTACTATAAGGCACAGCTCGCAGCAGGAAGCAGGCTACCCCTAAAAGGTAGAGTGTTCATAAGCGTGGCAGACAGGGACAAGCCAAAAATAGTGGACTTGGTAAAGGGCTTTTTGGAGCTTGGCTTTGAGGTGTATGCCACAAGCGGCACTTATAGATTTTTGAAGGATCAAAGCCTTGACGTAAAGCATGTGCTAAAGGTGTCCGAGGGAAGGCCCAACGTGGTGGATATGATAAAGAACCAGGAGATAGACCTAATAATAAACACGCCCACGGGAAGAAAGGAAAGGGGTGATGCATACCATATAAGGAGGTCTGCAGTCCAGTATAAGGTTCCTTACACCACTACAGTGCGTGGTGGCTATGCCATGCTTTTGGCCATAAGAAGCTATCTAAACAACGGGGGAAGGCTAAAGGTGTATGCCTTGCAGGATCTATGA
- a CDS encoding NTPase has protein sequence MKIVITGEPGVGKTTLIKRLVKALGDKAIGFWTEEVRDPKTKKRTGFRIITTEGKKLLFASKTFTSKHLVGSYGVNVGRFESLALPILQKALSERKIVIVDEVGKMELFSKPFKELIRRIIYDPTKSFVITIPIRDVDPLVAEIRRLRGAVLLEITKENRDSLLEDVLYLLESA, from the coding sequence ATGAAGATAGTCATCACTGGCGAGCCGGGTGTGGGTAAGACTACCCTTATAAAAAGGCTTGTAAAGGCCTTGGGAGACAAGGCCATAGGCTTTTGGACGGAAGAAGTAAGGGACCCAAAGACAAAAAAGCGCACTGGCTTTAGAATAATAACCACGGAAGGCAAAAAGTTGCTCTTTGCCAGCAAGACCTTTACATCAAAGCACCTTGTAGGGTCCTATGGTGTGAATGTGGGGAGGTTTGAAAGCTTGGCACTGCCCATACTCCAAAAGGCTCTATCGGAAAGAAAGATAGTGATAGTGGATGAGGTGGGTAAGATGGAGCTTTTCTCCAAGCCTTTCAAAGAGCTGATAAGACGGATCATTTACGACCCTACCAAAAGCTTTGTCATCACCATACCCATAAGGGATGTGGACCCCCTTGTGGCGGAGATAAGGAGGCTGAGGGGTGCGGTGCTTTTGGAGATAACCAAAGAAAACAGGGATAGCTTGCTAGAGGATGTCCTATACCTTTTAGAAAGTGCTTGA
- the secD gene encoding protein translocase subunit SecD, whose translation MKDLRLNLILLLVLTSISIAIVLLKPINLGLDLKGGISMVIQPDINYSLEQEYERYAKDIERKIREKGDIKVLDVVPQKDGIRIELLEESDYAKLSALLEKDFPRFEIVRQKGEVILRLKESEIEQLKNGVLTQTIEVLRKRIDELGVVQPVITRIGSDRILVELPGVLDIKKAKSIVGRTALLELKLVVDSGPKEALQEKLTRDYELLPDQKGVEWFLVEKVPVITGADLKTAYVTTDEFGMPAVGFELTDKGSQAFSEATEKNIGRRLAIVLDKRVISAPVIRSKISDRGQISGNFTPEEAKELAIVLRAGALPTKVEFLQETVVGPSLGRDAIEQGIRAGIIGFVLLVLLLIFRYKTSGITATLSILLNTLMLWAGLVLLGGTLTLPGIAGIILNMGIAVDSNVLIFERVKEELRLGNSVRKAIELGYRRTLSAVWDTHITLLVAALILFQFGSGPVKGFATTLTIGTIASFVSNVYFAKVFLELLSKLKIFKV comes from the coding sequence ATGAAGGACCTTAGACTAAACCTTATTCTATTGCTTGTTTTGACAAGCATTTCTATTGCAATAGTCCTCCTAAAGCCTATAAACCTTGGGCTTGACTTAAAGGGCGGTATATCTATGGTAATACAGCCAGACATAAACTATAGCCTTGAGCAGGAGTATGAAAGGTATGCCAAAGATATAGAAAGGAAGATAAGGGAGAAGGGAGATATAAAGGTGCTTGATGTAGTGCCTCAAAAAGATGGGATAAGGATTGAACTCTTAGAAGAGAGTGATTATGCTAAGCTTTCTGCCCTTTTGGAAAAGGATTTTCCAAGGTTTGAGATAGTTAGGCAAAAAGGTGAGGTGATCTTAAGGCTAAAGGAGTCTGAAATAGAACAGCTAAAAAACGGAGTGCTTACGCAGACCATAGAGGTTTTGAGGAAAAGGATTGATGAGCTTGGTGTGGTACAGCCTGTTATAACACGCATAGGTTCCGATAGGATATTGGTGGAGCTTCCCGGCGTTTTGGACATAAAAAAGGCCAAGTCCATAGTGGGTAGGACAGCCCTCTTAGAGCTAAAATTGGTTGTAGACTCTGGTCCAAAGGAAGCCTTGCAAGAGAAGCTAACAAGGGACTATGAGCTTCTTCCAGACCAAAAGGGTGTTGAATGGTTTTTGGTGGAAAAGGTGCCTGTCATAACCGGAGCGGACCTTAAGACGGCTTATGTTACTACCGATGAGTTTGGCATGCCGGCGGTGGGTTTTGAACTCACAGACAAAGGCTCTCAGGCCTTTTCGGAGGCTACGGAAAAGAACATAGGAAGAAGGCTTGCCATAGTGCTTGATAAAAGGGTCATCTCTGCACCGGTGATAAGAAGTAAGATAAGCGATAGGGGCCAGATAAGCGGAAACTTTACACCAGAGGAGGCAAAGGAGCTTGCCATTGTGCTAAGGGCTGGAGCATTGCCTACAAAGGTAGAATTTCTCCAAGAGACGGTGGTTGGTCCTTCCCTCGGTAGGGACGCCATAGAGCAAGGCATAAGAGCTGGTATAATAGGCTTTGTCCTTCTTGTGCTTTTACTCATATTTAGGTACAAAACCTCTGGCATAACAGCCACCCTTTCCATACTCCTTAACACCCTCATGCTTTGGGCTGGCTTGGTGCTTCTTGGTGGAACTTTAACACTGCCCGGCATTGCGGGCATAATCCTAAACATGGGCATTGCAGTAGACTCCAACGTGCTAATCTTTGAAAGGGTAAAGGAAGAACTAAGGCTTGGCAACAGTGTAAGAAAGGCAATAGAGCTTGGCTACAGAAGAACCTTAAGCGCCGTGTGGGATACCCACATAACCCTGCTGGTTGCAGCCCTCATTCTCTTTCAGTTTGGCAGTGGTCCCGTAAAGGGCTTTGCCACCACCCTTACCATAGGCACCATAGCCTCCTTTGTCTCCAACGTGTATTTTGCCAAAGTATTCCTTGAGCTTTTGAGCAAGCTAAAGATCTTTAAAGTTTAA
- the mnmH gene encoding tRNA 2-selenouridine(34) synthase MnmH, protein MDIKPEDIYTLEERILVDIRSPSEYEEFHIPGAINIPIFEDEEKRLIGLVYRSEGVEKAKELGYEIAWKKLQSLLERFKKLKRDYKNVVVYCWRGGLRSQELCRVLRSMGIEVLRLEGGYRAYREFILRDMERLLEGKTFLVLTGKTGVGKTRLLRRLKEEGYPVIDLEALAQHRGSVFGRVGIKKRISQKMFDALLYEELKRINSDLLIVEDESRVIGNIHIPDSLWNKKEQGFFLEIETSLERRLKNIIEEYTAFEGWQEEVKSSIGKIRKYLGEEKYKNAISMLEEGRIEDLALFLMTEYYDKAYKLNKSAFLKLYCSNEEECLSKIKEVYSSLLKEGVISKLGG, encoded by the coding sequence ATGGATATAAAGCCGGAAGATATCTACACCTTAGAAGAGAGAATTTTGGTGGATATTAGGAGTCCATCCGAATACGAGGAGTTTCATATACCGGGAGCCATTAACATACCTATCTTTGAAGATGAGGAAAAAAGGCTCATAGGCCTTGTGTATAGGAGCGAAGGAGTAGAGAAGGCAAAAGAGCTTGGCTATGAAATAGCTTGGAAAAAGCTACAAAGCCTTCTTGAAAGGTTTAAAAAACTCAAAAGGGATTATAAAAATGTAGTAGTCTATTGCTGGAGGGGAGGGCTAAGAAGCCAAGAGCTTTGCAGAGTGCTAAGGTCTATGGGCATTGAGGTCCTAAGACTTGAAGGGGGCTATAGGGCTTACAGGGAGTTTATCCTAAGGGACATGGAGAGGCTTTTGGAGGGTAAAACTTTTTTGGTGCTTACTGGCAAAACTGGTGTGGGAAAGACAAGGCTTCTTAGAAGGCTAAAGGAGGAAGGCTACCCTGTTATAGACCTTGAGGCCCTTGCGCAACATAGGGGGTCTGTCTTTGGAAGGGTTGGCATAAAGAAGAGGATAAGCCAAAAGATGTTTGACGCATTGCTCTATGAGGAGCTAAAAAGGATAAACTCTGACCTTTTGATAGTTGAGGATGAGAGCAGGGTGATAGGAAATATACACATACCGGATAGCTTATGGAATAAAAAGGAACAAGGTTTTTTCTTGGAGATAGAAACAAGCCTTGAAAGAAGGCTAAAAAACATCATAGAAGAATACACTGCCTTTGAGGGCTGGCAGGAGGAGGTAAAAAGTTCCATAGGAAAGATAAGAAAATACCTTGGAGAGGAAAAATACAAAAATGCTATAAGTATGCTGGAAGAAGGAAGGATAGAGGACCTTGCCCTCTTTTTGATGACCGAATACTACGACAAGGCCTATAAGCTTAACAAGAGTGCCTTTTTAAAGCTATACTGCTCCAATGAGGAGGAGTGCTTGAGTAAGATAAAAGAAGTATACTCAAGCCTTCTTAAGGAAGGGGTAATTTCTAAGCTTGGCGGGTAG
- the gcvT gene encoding glycine cleavage system aminomethyltransferase GcvT, which yields MKTPLYNLHKSLGAKFTEFAGWEMPVEYSSISKEVLSVREDCGIFDISHMGRLLIKDSLEKLEYITSRSIAKLKPKRVQYNLLMNRRGGIRDDITIYRLSEDEFFLCVNAVNKEKVCEWFKEEGIKVEDISHKTVQFALQGPRAVEVLKEFFPVESIRYYHFEVFDGIIVSRTGYTGEDGFEVYAEASKGIELFEKLVKVCTPCGLGARDVLRIEAGMPLYGHEISEDITPFEANLDRYVSLEKDFLGKEELLKKEIKKRLFGLELLQRGVPREGYRVFYKDEPIGYVSSGTYSPTLQRGIALCFVDVNLRQEGLEVELEVRGKRLPAKLRNYPFLKKA from the coding sequence ATGAAGACGCCCTTGTACAATCTGCACAAAAGCCTTGGAGCCAAGTTTACAGAGTTTGCAGGCTGGGAGATGCCAGTAGAGTATTCATCCATTTCTAAGGAGGTGCTTTCTGTAAGGGAAGATTGTGGCATCTTTGACATATCCCACATGGGAAGGCTTTTGATAAAAGACAGTCTTGAAAAGCTTGAATATATCACTTCAAGAAGCATAGCCAAGCTAAAGCCCAAAAGGGTCCAATACAATCTCCTTATGAACCGAAGGGGTGGCATAAGGGATGACATAACTATATATAGGCTTTCCGAAGATGAATTTTTCCTTTGTGTGAATGCGGTAAATAAGGAGAAGGTGTGTGAATGGTTTAAAGAAGAAGGGATTAAGGTGGAAGATATAAGCCATAAGACTGTGCAGTTTGCCCTTCAAGGCCCAAGGGCTGTGGAAGTGCTAAAGGAGTTTTTCCCAGTGGAAAGCATAAGGTATTATCACTTTGAGGTCTTTGACGGCATCATCGTATCAAGGACTGGCTACACGGGAGAGGATGGCTTTGAAGTGTATGCGGAGGCTTCAAAAGGGATTGAGCTTTTTGAAAAACTGGTAAAGGTTTGCACTCCTTGCGGGCTTGGTGCAAGGGATGTGCTAAGAATTGAGGCTGGCATGCCCCTCTATGGCCATGAGATCTCCGAGGATATAACACCCTTTGAAGCAAACTTGGACAGGTACGTGAGCCTTGAAAAAGATTTTTTGGGCAAAGAGGAGCTTTTAAAAAAGGAAATAAAGAAAAGGCTTTTTGGTTTGGAGCTACTACAGAGGGGTGTGCCAAGGGAGGGCTATAGGGTCTTTTATAAGGATGAGCCCATAGGGTATGTAAGTAGTGGCACTTACTCTCCCACCCTTCAGAGGGGTATAGCCTTGTGCTTTGTGGATGTCAACCTTAGGCAAGAGGGCCTTGAGGTGGAGCTTGAAGTAAGAGGTAAAAGGCTACCCGCCAAGCTTAGAAATTACCCCTTCCTTAAGAAGGCTTGA
- a CDS encoding LptF/LptG family permease — MLARYMLLNYTKTFFIILFVLFGLLYFYLIGEVFTVFKQKSIKIFLSYTFNLLPLVFFYISAFVSGLALILFLRRLIQKKMDLLTQSFGISPLSFSFSIIVFSLFLFLVNLIGSYELYAENQKRLYVIEKEYRKAKELEKGIIRGLWLLEEKNGEKGFYNFELIDLSTGNVYGFYYLKVAEGSIKELIVAQRGLWRGENIELKEAKIKNLFTGEEYVKDIRVHYIDLSQIRPLAERPEHLSMKSLFMLSLIGEKIGINQRYYLYEVLRRVLTALLPIFITISISWMCLRWRRLSFSLLGLIVLFSYHWLSLNLIKSFVENTSVSLTLLSFIYAPLPLLSLKGLYDLGKGFRV; from the coding sequence ATGCTTGCCAGATACATGCTTTTGAACTACACAAAAACCTTTTTCATCATACTTTTTGTGCTTTTTGGCCTTCTGTATTTTTATCTTATTGGTGAAGTTTTTACAGTCTTTAAGCAAAAAAGTATTAAGATATTTTTGTCTTACACATTTAACCTTTTACCATTGGTCTTTTTTTATATAAGCGCCTTTGTAAGCGGTTTAGCTCTAATCCTATTCCTTAGAAGGCTCATACAGAAAAAGATGGACCTTTTGACCCAGAGCTTTGGTATATCTCCTTTGAGCTTTTCTTTTTCTATCATAGTTTTTTCCCTATTTCTCTTCCTTGTTAATCTTATAGGGTCTTACGAACTTTATGCAGAAAATCAAAAAAGGTTATACGTAATAGAGAAGGAATATAGGAAAGCCAAAGAATTGGAAAAGGGGATAATAAGAGGCCTTTGGCTCTTGGAAGAAAAAAATGGAGAAAAAGGCTTTTATAACTTTGAACTTATAGACCTATCCACTGGAAATGTTTATGGTTTTTACTACCTTAAGGTGGCGGAAGGCTCCATAAAGGAGTTAATAGTGGCACAAAGGGGGCTGTGGAGGGGAGAAAACATAGAATTGAAGGAAGCGAAAATAAAAAATCTATTTACGGGTGAGGAGTATGTAAAGGATATAAGGGTCCATTATATTGACCTTTCCCAAATAAGACCTCTTGCCGAAAGGCCAGAACACCTATCTATGAAAAGTCTATTTATGCTTAGCTTGATAGGTGAAAAGATAGGTATAAACCAACGGTATTACCTTTATGAGGTCTTGAGGCGTGTGCTTACAGCCCTTCTTCCCATCTTTATAACCATAAGCATAAGCTGGATGTGTTTGAGGTGGCGACGCCTTAGCTTTTCTCTTTTGGGCCTAATAGTCCTATTTTCCTACCACTGGCTTTCTTTGAACCTAATAAAATCCTTTGTGGAAAACACCAGCGTAAGCCTTACACTTCTTTCCTTCATCTATGCACCTTTGCCTCTACTTTCTCTAAAAGGACTTTACGATCTGGGCAAAGGATTCAGGGTCTAA
- the tpiA gene encoding triose-phosphate isomerase, with protein sequence MKLISANWKMNLTPSQTKEYIQRFLPLVEGIEDREILLCPPFTSLCVASEMLKEKKVKLGAQNCHFEPKGAFTGEISLDMLKELGVSYVIVGHSERRWIFGESDELINKKLTACLKAGIRPILCVGERIEEREAGLTFKVIETQIRLALSGIEAYTDSIDIAYEPVWAIGTGNPATPEDAQLVHAFIKDLLYSINPQHAGKPRVLYGGSVNPNNAPDFMKMKDVDGLLVGGASLDPESFAQIVKSF encoded by the coding sequence ATGAAACTCATATCCGCCAACTGGAAGATGAACTTAACACCATCTCAAACCAAGGAATACATACAAAGGTTTTTGCCCCTTGTGGAGGGAATAGAAGACAGGGAAATTCTTCTTTGCCCGCCTTTCACTTCTCTATGCGTGGCAAGTGAGATGCTAAAGGAAAAAAAGGTAAAGCTTGGAGCCCAAAACTGCCACTTTGAGCCAAAGGGGGCCTTCACCGGTGAGATATCTTTGGATATGTTAAAGGAGCTTGGAGTCTCCTACGTGATAGTGGGCCACTCGGAAAGAAGATGGATCTTTGGAGAGTCGGACGAGCTTATAAACAAAAAGCTAACGGCCTGTTTGAAGGCAGGTATAAGACCCATACTGTGCGTGGGAGAGAGGATAGAAGAGAGGGAGGCAGGGCTTACCTTTAAGGTTATAGAAACTCAAATAAGGCTTGCCCTTTCGGGCATAGAGGCCTACACAGACAGCATAGACATAGCTTATGAGCCCGTTTGGGCCATAGGCACGGGAAACCCAGCCACGCCAGAGGATGCCCAGCTTGTGCATGCCTTTATAAAGGACCTACTTTATAGCATAAACCCACAGCATGCTGGAAAGCCAAGAGTTCTATACGGTGGAAGTGTAAACCCGAATAATGCACCAGATTTTATGAAGATGAAGGACGTGGATGGGCTACTGGTGGGCGGAGCCAGCTTAGACCCTGAATCCTTTGCCCAGATCGTAAAGTCCTTTTAG
- a CDS encoding DUF2851 family protein: MKNIDASLLEKLGERWLKTKIQRMKNLLRIAEADEALYREIMLSLGYPKNKTQFLELALITPFKEIKKLKEREKIEKALLHRAGFIELREGSLEGFDLSLKMDKSVWNFKNIRPANYPDRRIKGISVLLAESLPSLVEYFLTKITREEKELVDTPEKARQCVNRIMDFKGIGILRKREMFFNIILPFYLAYLEGKKEHTSFLERLFQLHPPLSENSITKSFRLQIGEKYDKLVRSVKAYFGLHLLHKLKNSEENML; encoded by the coding sequence ATGAAAAACATTGATGCAAGCCTTTTGGAAAAGCTTGGAGAAAGGTGGCTTAAGACGAAAATACAAAGGATGAAAAATCTCCTTAGGATTGCAGAGGCAGATGAAGCCTTGTATAGAGAAATAATGCTTTCTTTGGGTTATCCAAAAAATAAAACACAATTTTTGGAGCTTGCGCTGATAACACCTTTTAAAGAGATAAAAAAGCTAAAAGAAAGGGAAAAGATAGAAAAGGCTTTGCTACACCGTGCTGGTTTTATAGAGCTAAGAGAAGGTTCTTTGGAAGGCTTTGACCTTTCCTTGAAGATGGATAAAAGTGTATGGAATTTTAAGAACATACGTCCGGCAAATTACCCAGATAGAAGGATAAAAGGAATTTCTGTGTTGTTGGCAGAAAGTTTGCCCAGTTTGGTTGAGTATTTTTTGACAAAGATAACAAGAGAAGAAAAAGAGCTGGTTGATACTCCAGAAAAGGCAAGGCAATGCGTAAATAGAATAATGGATTTTAAAGGTATAGGCATTTTAAGAAAAAGAGAGATGTTTTTTAATATTATTCTACCCTTTTATTTGGCTTATCTTGAAGGTAAAAAGGAACATACCAGTTTTTTAGAAAGGCTTTTTCAGCTCCATCCACCACTATCCGAAAACTCCATAACAAAAAGTTTTAGACTTCAGATAGGAGAAAAATACGATAAACTTGTAAGGTCTGTTAAGGCATACTTTGGCTTACACCTTTTACACAAGCTTAAAAATTCAGAAGAAAATATGTTATAA